The region CTTGACCTTGGCGCCGAGGGGGAACAGCAGGAGAAGGTCCAGCGGGCCGGCGGTGACCCAAAAGCACAAATGGCGACGTCTCGCACCCAGGCTGGGGGAAGCAGCCGCCGGAGAAAATCGGGAGGACCAAGCCGGACCGGCCGGTTGAGGCCTCGGGCCCGAGGAGGCGCCTCGCATGATGGCTCACCAGAGATCCATCACAGGCACCAGCCTTCGAACGCCGCGCGCTGCCGCGGACGCGGGCATCGTCTTCTCCCTGCTGTTCAGCGTGGCCCTCGTTCGTCTCCGCCTCTCGACACCGCCGGACACAGCCACGGAGGGCGTGTGGCTGACAGATTCGCCGCACCGCGCAACCATGACCGTCGCGCTGAATCTGGTGCCGTTCGGCGGCATCGCCTTCTTGTGGTTCATCGGGGTGGTGCGAGACCGGGATTGGGCCGCAGGAGGACGGGTTCTTCGCGTCGGTGTTCCTGGGCAGGGGGCTGCTGTTTGTCGCCATGTTGTTCGTCGGGGCCGCCGTCGAGGGCGCGCTGCTCGGCTCTGTGGCGGCGCGCTCGGGTGGCGCCTCCACCTGCGCGCGCGGAGCAGGAACGCCTGCACGGCAGGGCTCGTCCTTCATCAGGTGTTGCGAGGCGCGGCGGGAGACTCACGACTGGTTCCCCCAGGCCGGATCCGGGGTCCTTGGCCCCTCCTCGTTCGTGTGAACGGGGTGTAGGGTTTCGGGCTTCCCGGAAGCGGAGACCGTGCCCGGGCCGCTCGTGAGGTGCTCATGTGCCCCGCCTCCGGTCTGCGACTTCCCTCGCGCCGAGTTCCAGCAGAGGGGCAGTGACCACCATCGAGCAGCAGACCGGCAGCGCCATCCGTCCGTTCTCCGTCGCGATCCCGCAGGACGCGCTCGACGACCTGCGCCGTCGCCTCGCGGCGATCCGCTGGCCGAGCAGGGAGCTGGTCGACGACAGGTCGCAGGGCGTGCAGCTGGCGACGATGCAGGCGCTGTGCCGCTACTGGGCCAGCGAGTACGAGGGCCGCCGGGTCGAGTCGCGGCTCAACGCGCTGCCGCAGTCCACCACGGAGATCGACGGGGTGGACATCCACTTCGTGCACGTGCGGTCGCGGCACGAGGACGCGCTACCGCTGATCATGACCCACGGCTGGCCGGGCTCGGTCATGGAGATGCTGGATTCGGTAGGCCCGCTCACGGACCCCACCGCGCACGGCGGCTCGCCCGAGGATGCGTTCGACCTGGTGCTGCCCTCGCTCCCCGGGTACGGCTTCTCCGGGCAGCCGACTGAGGTCGGCTGGGATCTCGTCCGCACCGCGCGGGCCTGGGCCGAGCTGATGACCCGCCTCGGCTACGACCGCTACGTGGCCCAGGGCGGCGACGTCGGCGCCGGCGTCACCGACGCCATGGGGCGGCTGGGCCCCGACGGGCTGGTCGGCATCCACACCAACCTGCTGGTGCCGGCTCTGAACGACCCCGCGTCGCTCCCGGCAGACGGCGAGGCGGAACGCGCGGCGCTGGCCGCGATCAAGACCTTCCAGACCAGTGGTAACGGCTACTTCGTCGAGCAGGCCACCCGCCCGCAGACCATCGGCTACGGGCTGGTGGACTCACCGGTCGCGCTCGCGGCCTGGATGCTCGACCACGACACGGACGCCTACTACAAGATCGCCCGTGCGTTCGTCGGCGGGGGGCATCGGGCAACCTCACGCGGGACCACGTGCTGGACAACATCACGGCCTATTGGCTGACCGGCACAGGAGCCTCCGCCGCGCGGTCGTACTGGGAGGCCTACGGGCCGGATGCGCCGTCCGCCGGGAGCACGCCCCTGCCGCCGCCCACCATCCCGGTCGGTTTCAGCACCTTTCCGGGCGAGATCTGGCGGACACCGCGCAGCTGGGCCGAGCACGCGTACCCCACGCTCAGCTACTTCGGCGAGGCGGCGCGGGGCGGCCACTTTGCGGCCTGGGAGGAACCCGAGCTCTTCGCGGCCGAGATGCGGGCCGCGTTCCGCCCACTGCGTCAACCACAGGTCCCCGAGCCACACAGCTGAGCACGACGGCGTCCCGCCACAGGCGGGACGCCACCCCCGTTGCCGCCGTGCCGTGCACTGGCCGAGCGCGGCGGTCGTCACCCCAGCCCAGGCCGCAGACCGCCGCGAAGTCCGAAGTACACCCCTAGCCGGGCGCACTCGGAGGCACACCATGACCAGGCACCGTCCGGCCAGCACGTACCAGACCGACCGGATGACAACGACGTTCACCTGCCGATGCGCGGACCTCCGCCTCACCGGCGGCAGTCCGCCGTCTCGAAGTGCACTGACCTCTCACAGACGGGACCCACCGACATGACCAACTCGCTCGGCGTCAACGTCTTCACCGCGCCGGAAAAGGCCATCGTGGGTGAGCGTCCTCGGCCGTTCGGGCCGCCGATGGCATGGGACCCCATCACCTCGACGCTGATCTTCGGCGAGCACGACGCCGTCCTCATCGACACCCTCACCACCGCCGCCGAGGCCCAAGCGCTGGCCGACTGGGTCGCGTTGCACCACCGCAATCTGACCACGATCTACATCACCCACGGCCACATCGACCACTTCACCGGGCTCAGCGTGGTCAT is a window of Pseudonocardia sp. T1-2H DNA encoding:
- a CDS encoding epoxide hydrolase family protein, with the translated sequence MTTIEQQTGSAIRPFSVAIPQDALDDLRRRLAAIRWPSRELVDDRSQGVQLATMQALCRYWASEYEGRRVESRLNALPQSTTEIDGVDIHFVHVRSRHEDALPLIMTHGWPGSVMEMLDSVGPLTDPTAHGGSPEDAFDLVLPSLPGYGFSGQPTEVGWDLVRTARAWAELMTRLGYDRYVAQGGDVGAGVTDAMGRLGPDGLVGIHTNLLVPALNDPASLPADGEAERAALAAIKTFQTSGNGYFVEQATRPQTIGYGLVDSPVALAAWMLDHDTDAYYKIARAFVGGGHRATSRGTTCWTTSRPIG